The Ruminococcaceae bacterium R-25 genomic interval ACACCTGGAAGATCTGGTGGAATCTTAAGATCTCGAAGTCGTATTTTAAGTAAAAAACCGTCTAATCCTAAACTCTGTTTGAGGTCTTAACGGCCTCTTTATCAATTCCATAAATTGCCACACTTTATCGCACATAGTGACCTTAAATTGTAACGAATTCTATAGGGTAATAATTGACCCTTTGCGTTATACTTATCAAGGTGTAAAAATTCATCTTTGACATTGTCAAAGAATAAGAGGTATAGATTGGCATTACATTTTGCAAAACGCATAACTGAATATAAACTGGCGAAGGAATTATTCACTCGCGGCAAGGATATTATCTTAAGTCCTGAAGCGCAGGTATTAAAGACATTTACACAGCACGGTGAGACTACTGTTTTCGAGCACTGCGTAGCAGTTGCAAAATACAGTCTCCTGATGGCACATTTCCTCGAGAGAACCCTCAAGATCGAGATCGATAAGGACAGCCTTGTAAGAGGCGCGCTCCTTCACGACTATTTCCTTTACGACTGGCATGACAAGGCTGTAAAGGGCAGAAGGATCCACGGTTTTACACATCCGGGCGTTGCCAGGAGAAATGCTGAAAGGGATTTCGGCCTGAACGACCTCGAAAAGGACATCATTTCCAAGCACATGTTCCCTCTGACACCAATCCCGCCCATGCACCGCGAGAGCTTTCTTGTTAACATTGCAGACAAGTGGTGCGCACTTGCAGAGACATTGAAACTCGATGTATCTTCTTACATCATCTACCGCGTTAACTTCAATATCGCTCTTGCAGAAGGCGAATATACTGTCGATTACGGCGAGACCAAAGCAGAATTTTAAGTTATAATTCTGCCATGCGCGTAGATAATCTCACAACATTGATCTATATCACGAGGGGCGATAAGTGCCTCTTTATCCGCAAGACCAGAAAAGGCGATATGAACCTTGATAAGTACCTGGGAATAGGCGGACATTTTGAATCTGACGAGACAGCCGAAGAGTGCGTATTAAGAGAGCTCTATGAAGAAGCAGCCATCACTGAAGGCGATCTCGAAAACTTTTCCTACAGAGGACTTATCACATTCATTTCATCTGAATATCCGACTGAATATATGCATACTTTCACGGCAACGGTTGCCGATGATTTTGAGCTTCCTGAGAGGTCCTGCGACGAGGGTGAGCTTTGCTGGGTACCCTTAAAAGAGATCAATGATCTCCCTGTCTGGGAAGGCGACAAGATCATGTTCGATTACCTTTTCGGCTCAATGAAAGATTCCGGATTCTTTACTATGAAATTCCGCTATGAAGGCGACAGGCTCGCCGAGCATATGGAGAAGAACTGGTAAGAATTCCTCTGACTATCGTAAATGGCAATTTTTGAGGGCTTTGCGATAGAAAAATGCCGTTTTTCTATCGCAAATGGTTTTTTTTTCGCCGTTTGCGATAGCACATAGTTTGGAATGTATATCTTGTCAGCAAAAAAACGATGTGATATATTTCACCTGACTAAATCTTAAAGAAAGGCAGATCTCATATGCATTGGATAACACCCAACATTCATCTTATGTTTGGTTCCATCAAGGTGTCCTATGGGAGAAGTCTGCCTGTTTGTAGGAAATAACACCTTAAATTCATTCTAAAAACAGATGCTTCTCCTTTGTTCTTACGAAGAATAAAAGGAGATTTTTTATTTATGTCTAATTCAAAACTTAATATCAAAAAGCAGCTTGGTCTGCTCTATATATCAAACTTCCTGTTCAACAGTTCCATCGCCGGAGCTGCCTGGGTCTTACTCCTGGTATCTGACGGCTATTCGCTGATTCAGGTCGGCTTTGCGGAGACAGTATTTCACATAGTAAGCCTGATGGCCGAGATCCCGTCAGGTATGTTCGCCGATGTCTTCGGACGCAAGAAGAGTCTTATCGTAAGCTGTATCATGACGATGTTTTCAGCTGTAGTAAGAGGCTTTGTTCCCGGCTTTGCGGCGGTATGCGTTTCAGTCGGTTTTTCTGCACTGTCTTATAACTTCATATCGGGAAGCGACAGCGCGATAGCTTACGATTCTTTGCTCGAAGAAGGTCAGGAGAACAAGTACGACAAATATATTTCGAACCAGACGATGATCTACAGGATCTCAAACGGCCTCGCGACCCTCTTTGCCGGAGCCGCGGTAATTATGGGCAACAGGAATGCGCATATCTTATCTGTCGGAATATCTTTGGTAAATCTCATCTGCCTTCTTTTCCTTAAAGAAAACAAGGTCATCTTAAAGAAAGCAGGAGATTCTTTGAGCAAGCGTATAAAGGACGTTTACAAGGGCAGCTTCAGCTTCCTTAAAGGCAATAAGAAAGTTGCAGGACTTATCTTCAGGAATGCGCTCGTGGGCGGCATTGACGTTTTGTTGCTGTTCTTCCTTCAGGCCAAGCTTCCGATGACGGGAATTCCCGACTGGACTTTGGGACCCTTGCTCTTCATCATGTCTTTGGGCGGCATATTAGGCGCTCTTGCTGCGCGCAAGGTGAAGAAGACCACATTAGGGAAATTATTCATCGTCTGTATCGCTCTGGCTCTGACGGGCCTTCTAAGCGAGTTTACGGGCATATGGTACCTGATGACTTTGGGAGGATTCGTTACTGCCTTTGCAGATGACCTGATCCAGATAAGGTCTGATATGGCTTTAAATCAGATGGTTCCGGCCGGGCAGCGCGCTACTCTTATGTCCGTAAATTCATTTTGCTTTTCGTGCATAATGATAGTGATGTCACCACTTGCGGGCGTCATCTTCTCAATTTAATCAAAAAAATGTTATTATTTTAAGAGGATGAACGAAAAGGAGACCGTTGGGTGAGATACGCTCCTGAAGACAAAAAATACTATTTCAGTACCGAGATGATCCTGAGCAAAGATGGGTCAGAGGCTAGTTATGAGCATTTCAAGGCCTATCAGCAGGAGATGCTTGCTCACCCGAAAAGCTGGTTTGCCGGATATTCCAAAACGGTTGACGGTGAGCCTCAAAATCCTGTTCCCGGAATAATCATCGGTGTAGCTTTCTTTGCCGGTATCTTATGTTCGATCTTCTGCCTGTGCTTACAGAGATTTGAGTATCTGCCGTGGATATTGGGCGCAGTGATGGTGCTCTTAGGTGTGTCTTCGCTTTTAATGGCCGGTACCAGTGCTAAAAAATTCGAGGGGTTTGCCGAGAGTGCTCTTTGCCAGAGGATAGAAGGCGTTATAGGGATCCTCGGAGGAATAGGACTGGTCGTGCTTAATTTCGTATGCCCTAAGGATGTTCCTGTTATCTTTGCACTCTCCATATTTTGTGAAGTGTCACTGGTAATATTCTTAGTGATGCTTGTTAAGACCATAGGCTATAAAACGGCATCGAAGAGTGTATATTCTGAAGAGGTCCAGGCTGACTGCATCGGATATGCAAGGACATTTGAGGCGCAGACTACCGGCACTGAAGGAAATCTGCCTGACTATATTCCTATGACATCTCCTGTTTTCGAGTACTATTACGGCGGGCAGAAGTATCAGTCCTGCTATGACAATTTTGATATATCTGCAAACGGCACTATTGAGGTAGGTTCCAGGAGCGCCATCAGGATCATTCCTGATGCGCCGGAACACGTTCTTGGCAGCAACAAAAAGTACTACCATACTCCGCTGATATTTGCGGTCGTAGGTTTTGCTTCATTTGTTGTTCTGCTTATTCTTATCCTGAGGTGATCCATGAAAACTGACAAGGCACAAGAACGGATAAAAGCTATGGAGGCGATCTTTGACAAGGCTGCCAAGGTCATGCAGGATCTTGAAAAGCACATGTCCAGATTCGAGGATATCCAGTCCGATATAAAAAAGCTTGAAGCTTATTACACGAGCGAAGACTGGAAAAATGATTTCAAATTAGATGAGGAAGGCCTGCTCCCGGATGACCTCAAAAGAGGGGTCTTATCGGAGGATGGGGTCTACGATCTCCTCGAAAAGAATAAGGAATTGCTTGAAAGGGTAAAAGAAGAAGAGAAGGCTAAAACCTCTTGTGATTCAAGCAAAGTAACAATGTTACACAGCAGAACAAAGGAGAAATCAATGAAGATCTACGACATTTCACAGGAAGTATTCGGATGCCAGGTTTATCCCGGTGATCCTTCTCCGGAGAGACAGGAACTTTTGAAGATCAGTAACGGCAATGTCTGCAATCTGACTGCCTTTAATATGTGCGCTCATAACGGAACGCATGTTGATGCGCCTTATCATTTCATAGATGGCGGCAAGACGATCGACCAGATCGACATGAAGAGATTTGTCGGTTATTGCTACGTAGTTTCACATGATGGTGACATTACGGAAATGGATGCGAAGAGGATCATCAAAAAGGCAGGAGCTGCCTCTGTTGAAAATGAATGTGACTGCGTTAACAGGATCCTTGTTAAGGGCAAAGCGACAATGACAGAAGAGGCTGCAAAAGTTTTCGCTGACAGCAGGATCCTTTTATTCGGAAATGAATCCCAGACTGTAGGACCCGAAGATGCTCCGATGGATGTGCATCTTATTATGTTGGGTGCTGAGATCGTTCTTCTCGAAGGAATAAGGCTCGATGCCGTAGAAGATGGTGTATACTTGCTTAATGCGGCTCCGATCAATCTCGGAGGTGCTGACGGAGCTCCTTGCAGGGCATTCCTGTTATCCGTCTGAATCTGTTTTAAGAAGAGTATTACATGACTGATTTTGAAATTACCGGAAATATAACTCCTGAAGAATACATGGAGCTTAGAAAGCTGGTCGGCTGGGGACTGTTCCCTTTAGAGCAGGCAAAAGAGGGAATCAAGAATACATATATCCTCATTTGTCTTAGAAAAGACGGTAAGCCGATAGCATTGGGCAGAGCCGTAAGCGACCGCGGATATGTAGTTTACATAGCTGATGTAATAGTCGTTCCCGAATACCAGGGACAGGGCCTTGGCAGGGTAATAATGGAAATGCTGATGACAAGGATAAAGGAAGCGCTAAAGCCCGGCTACAGGGTAATGGTGAGTCTCCTTGCAGCAAAAGGCAAAGAGAGTTTTTATAACAAGTTCGGTTTTGTGGACAGGCCGAATGAAAGCTTCGGATGTGGAATGCACCAGTGGCTCGAAGGCTGAACAAAAGGCTTTTTGATTAAACTATTAACAAGGTGAACATTTATTTAATTACTTCCAAAATCATAGAACACTTAAAGTTAGAGAGTATAATAAAATTAAATTTTCTTTAGGATGAGGGTTCGGTAATGGACTATAAAGATCTGTTAGAAAGTTTCCAGGGCGTCGCAAGTATCCTGGCTGTTGACCTCAAAGTTGAATCGGGTGACAGCAGATACAAGGTCGTTGATGGAAATGAAGCTTACAAGAGGACTGTTGTTAAGTCTCTTGATGAGTTTGAACAGAATGTCCCTTATACCAGATACATAATGAAGGCATCGAACTTCGAATCCCTTCTGGAGACAGTCGCTTCCAGTGGCAAACCGCTTCATACATATTTTGATATCGAGTTAT includes:
- a CDS encoding 8-oxo-dGTP diphosphatase, producing the protein MRVDNLTTLIYITRGDKCLFIRKTRKGDMNLDKYLGIGGHFESDETAEECVLRELYEEAAITEGDLENFSYRGLITFISSEYPTEYMHTFTATVADDFELPERSCDEGELCWVPLKEINDLPVWEGDKIMFDYLFGSMKDSGFFTMKFRYEGDRLAEHMEKNW
- a CDS encoding kynurenine formamidase, coding for MKTDKAQERIKAMEAIFDKAAKVMQDLEKHMSRFEDIQSDIKKLEAYYTSEDWKNDFKLDEEGLLPDDLKRGVLSEDGVYDLLEKNKELLERVKEEEKAKTSCDSSKVTMLHSRTKEKSMKIYDISQEVFGCQVYPGDPSPERQELLKISNGNVCNLTAFNMCAHNGTHVDAPYHFIDGGKTIDQIDMKRFVGYCYVVSHDGDITEMDAKRIIKKAGAASVENECDCVNRILVKGKATMTEEAAKVFADSRILLFGNESQTVGPEDAPMDVHLIMLGAEIVLLEGIRLDAVEDGVYLLNAAPINLGGADGAPCRAFLLSV
- a CDS encoding MFS transporter; amino-acid sequence: MSNSKLNIKKQLGLLYISNFLFNSSIAGAAWVLLLVSDGYSLIQVGFAETVFHIVSLMAEIPSGMFADVFGRKKSLIVSCIMTMFSAVVRGFVPGFAAVCVSVGFSALSYNFISGSDSAIAYDSLLEEGQENKYDKYISNQTMIYRISNGLATLFAGAAVIMGNRNAHILSVGISLVNLICLLFLKENKVILKKAGDSLSKRIKDVYKGSFSFLKGNKKVAGLIFRNALVGGIDVLLLFFLQAKLPMTGIPDWTLGPLLFIMSLGGILGALAARKVKKTTLGKLFIVCIALALTGLLSEFTGIWYLMTLGGFVTAFADDLIQIRSDMALNQMVPAGQRATLMSVNSFCFSCIMIVMSPLAGVIFSI
- a CDS encoding acetyltransferase (GNAT) family protein, which produces MTDFEITGNITPEEYMELRKLVGWGLFPLEQAKEGIKNTYILICLRKDGKPIALGRAVSDRGYVVYIADVIVVPEYQGQGLGRVIMEMLMTRIKEALKPGYRVMVSLLAAKGKESFYNKFGFVDRPNESFGCGMHQWLEG